ATCTTATAACCCTATTTTTTCAGCAATCCATGGGGCGACAACTGTTGCAAGTATCATTATTATAAAGCCAATAAATCCAATCAAAAATATTCCAATTGCTGTTAATTGAGATGTCTTCATATATTCATCTTCATCAGGATGGGATGCAAGCTGTAAAACCCTTCCATACTTGCCCTTTCCCAATCTGCCAAGCATTTCTTCTATTTTCTTCTGTTTT
This Thermoplasmatales archaeon DNA region includes the following protein-coding sequences:
- a CDS encoding protein translocase SEC61 complex subunit gamma — protein: MNIIEKSLEKQKKIEEMLGRLGKGKYGRVLQLASHPDEDEYMKTSQLTAIGIFLIGFIGFIIMILATVVAPWIAEKIGL